A region of the Echeneis naucrates chromosome 22, fEcheNa1.1, whole genome shotgun sequence genome:
TAACAGCCTTTTAAGTCCATTTTAATaagtaaaatgttatttctgttgTCTTCTGTCCTAATAAATTCGGTGCGAATCGATTGTTGTTTAATATGTTTTGGCTAAAACGTCTCAGTGGTCGGTCAGATGTTTGCCGAAATTAGCATGACACAACATTAAAAGCACGCTTAAGGTTTGTCATATAAGATTGACATTAAATAGTGTAGCTTTTGACAGCTGTGGCGTTGTGCTATTTGGCAATTGGGAATAAGCTGCCAAACCTTTATCTGGAATAAATGATGTTTCTGGTGTCTGAGTTGTCGtgctctttcctccttctctcccaaTTCAGTGGCCAGACTTGATCAGACTTGATGCTGGTTTAAATCCACCTTGTGTGTTAATTCAGTCATCATGATGCGTTACTGGGGAGAAATCCCTGGGCCAGCTGGGGCACCTCCAAGCCGAAGCTCCTTTGACTTGCTCCAGCGTGAGTTTCGCTCTGTAGAGATGCAGGACCCTCCCCTGCACCAGCCGTCAGCACAGCGTCCCCGGCCCACCACAATGTTGGACATCCCCTCAGAGCCATGCAGCCTCACAATCCACACTGTACAGCTGTGTCAGCATGCCCGCCGCCTCCGTGGACTCTTAGCAGCAgctcaggctcaggctcagggTCAGACCACGGCGACCTCAGAAGGAGGCGGAAGAATGGAGGAGGCTGACACCAACCTCCCTCTACGTCCTCCCACCCCACCTGTCATGCCAGATGATCTGTTACCTGTGGACAGCAAAGCTCCACGTCAACCCTTCCAGCTCCGCCACAGTGACCCTGAGTGTGACTTTTATAAGTAAGTTACTGCAACTGAACTAATACTGAAGCCATTTTCTTAAAGTGAAAATACCGTATCCAAATCTTTTATTGTGTCCAAGTTGCAATTTAGATATTATAACTGATTTGTAATTTTCGCAAATATGATTTTGGTAAATTAGGCAGCCAGGTATTATTCATCTCGgtctgttttctctggttctttAAACACAAGGGGGAAAGGTGAGCCTGTTACAGAGCTGACGTGGCCCTCCTGTAGGCAGCTTCTCTATCAGTCAGTGGCCACTGTCCTGGCCCACGCTGGATTTGAGTCTGCTCAGGAGAGCGTGTTGGAGACTCTGACCGACCTTGTGCATGAGCATTACCTGCGCCTCACCCGCCTGCTGCGGGTGGCAGTGGACCGGGAAGCGCGGCTCGGGGCCAGTCCTTTTCCAGATGTGGTGGAGCAGGTGTTTCATGAGGTGGGCATTGGTAGCGTGCTGGCCCTGCAGCGCTTCTGGCAAGTGAGGATTAAAGACTACCACAGCTACATGCTGCAGGTGAGACTGAGAAGGATAAAAAACTGCAGAATGCTTTTTGTGTGATTTAACGATATTTTTTGTGAGAGGATATTCATTCGTTCAACCATCCAATTTTGCATGTTATTGATACTGTGTATCTGTCTTTAATACCTGGTTTAAGAGACCAGGTCTCCAATATGCTAGTTTTCAGTggatttttgcatttaattgaGGAAGTACCTTCTGTTACATGTTAAGATGACCTTGACTAGACAACagatgctccttttttttttttttattcatgaactTTTTCCATTATCAGCTGACACATCAGCAAAATGGTTGTAGCCACAACTCTATCAGATAAGCGGTATGACTGGTGACTAAAAGAGCTGGGTCTCTCATACCTGGCCTCCATCAATGAAAGCATTCTGGAGACCTGCACAATCAGGTTTGCGCTGTTTCATCGTGAGATGGAAGTGATGACTCAGAACAACTTTGTAGTGATTTACTGTGACCCTTTCTTGATTGCCAACTAAAAGCCCCCACCAAAATATTTCAGTAGAGGGGTCGAGTAAGCAAGATCTGTCCTGTTCTCATGCTGTGCACCGCACATGAACTAACATGCTGGTCAAAACATGGTGTGGGATGACCCATCTGACATATCACTTTTTTTCTACCTCTCTACAGACCAGGTTTTGTCTTGAACTCTCAAAGTGCTTTCACTGCAGCGAGCATTGCGCAGTCTGCTTACAATCGGCATTGACGTTCCCACACTCCTGAGAAGGAAGACctgccccctttttttccttGCATGTCACACTGAT
Encoded here:
- the supt7l gene encoding STAGA complex 65 subunit gamma, translating into MMRYWGEIPGPAGAPPSRSSFDLLQREFRSVEMQDPPLHQPSAQRPRPTTMLDIPSEPCSLTIHTVQLCQHARRLRGLLAAAQAQAQGQTTATSEGGGRMEEADTNLPLRPPTPPVMPDDLLPVDSKAPRQPFQLRHSDPECDFYKGKGEPVTELTWPSCRQLLYQSVATVLAHAGFESAQESVLETLTDLVHEHYLRLTRLLRVAVDREARLGASPFPDVVEQVFHEVGIGSVLALQRFWQVRIKDYHSYMLQVSKDLSEEYERLVNPEKALEDSKPPRIKEEPMSDISFPVSEEPEADLASGDQALPIGVLGAHGERLASGLDGDHSPHASGGGGANNSPLWPQVKMEPQDGEEGQGSSHHHHHHHHGVLGGDVFEEGGPMSTMSESGGTMAPSPGGAASDGSYASHSPDSLMGASPVFNQRPKKRAKKM